CTGGCACAGTTCTCCGTGTTTCCACATAACACACGGAGCgggaggatgaagcaagacctactATTGTTGACTGCCAGAGCTCGGGGAGAGGTGACCCACAGACTCTTCTTAATGGTCTGCGGGGGCAGGGGCTGTCAGTTGGAGTGCAAGTCAGAAAAACAAGctctgggggtgtgggggggtggctGGGTTTCACTGCAGACCTGCTGCTtgccagcccccacccctgccctgcgagggagggagcgggggaaggtgtgtgctgtgtggcagagCCCATGTCTTCAAGACGTCACCCCAGCGCCCGGGCTCTGCTTGGCATCGCGCTCAACCCTGGCTCCCATACTCCTTGCAGATGACCTTCTGCGCAAAAACCAGCAACTGAGCCTGCAGGTGGCTTGCTTGAGCCAGGAGCTGGCCCAACTGCGAAAGCTGGAGGAGACGGTGGCCCTTCTCCATGAAAGTCAGAGGTAGGCTCTGAACGCAGGCGTTGACTTCCCTTGTTCTCCATTGTTTTGCTTGGCAAGTCGTTATCTACGCTCTTGGCCCACTCAGTCTACTCTGTTTGTAAACCTCCCGTATGTATCTAGGGTATCTGGCTCAGTGACCAGAGAACCGCTTCCTTGATGTGCCAGGGACTTTGCTAGCTTAACAGATTCCTTCTGGGTCCGACCAGAACCCTTCCTTGGTCCTGTATGTGCCTCTAGCACCAACCCCCAGCTCCTCTGAGAAAAACCTCTGCCTGATATTACCAGAGACGTCATCGATGGCTGTAAGCCCAGTGACCTGGGAGGAGAACCAGGAGCATCAGCCAGGTCAAAGAGCTGCGCCTTCAGGAGGGAGTCTAGAAACCGTGGCAGAAGAGCTCTGAGAAGGACCGGTGCGCTCGCTTGGAGGAGGTTGTGACATGCTGATCTTTACCAGGACTTTGAGTGAAGTTCAGCTAGCAGACCTCATCCCTAAACCTTCAGCTGCAAAATTCGCATCCTGGCTTGCACTGAGAGCTCCCAGTTCAGAAGCCTAGCCCCAAATCcagtctctggctttttaaagcatttttaatGGTCGTTCAGACTTGGATGGGCAGGCACAGAATCACCTGCAGGGCATGCTGGGATATACAGAGTTGCTGGGACTCTCCTTGGAGTTGCTGATGGCTGGTCTGGGCTGGGAATGAGGAATTTGCATGGCTACAATGTTTCACCCTGTTAAAAAcaggcagcccccccccccaacgttCCTAAGTGTGTCTGTATCCTGAATTGTATGCAAAGTTGCAACAATTGTTTCTGACATTAGTTACACAGTTACATATAACGTCCCCTTCTATGCAGAGACCATAGCGAGACACTTCTAGGCCCATTAGGGCATGCTTAAAATCGTGAAACAGTGATGATGTTTGGACGTGGGTCACCAAGTAGTAGTGCCGCCCTTGCGCATACCTCAACATTTTCTTGTAACAGACTTTACGGGGGCTGGGACCACAGGTGTAGATGCAGTTGGACTTTGCCCCAAGGGACGTTCTCAGGTGTACAAATGTATTTAGCTCTTCAGAAGGATGCACAGTCAATTGACCGAATTTTGACTTGAAATCCGTCCCTGCGGTGTCAAACCATCAGCTTCTCCCAGGGCTGTTTCCATCTGCTTTTGCTTCTGAGGGAATTAATAAGAATCCATTGCGATTTCATCCTGTCTTCTAACGAAATCAGGTTTTGCCAGGGCCCCAACGTCAAGTCTCCACAGTCAGATCCATTCAGACAAGTCTGCATTGCTTTCTTCCTGTCTCCTCCTCCATCCTTTCCTTGCCTCCAACCAGCCTTCTGTTGTGTGtcagcatctgtgtgtgtgtgtgtgtgtgtgtgtcttgcatACAAAGAGGCATCATTCGCCTAATGTTGTTTTAATGTATCTTGGAACTCAATGGAATATAGAGTTACTTTTCGTTTTCGATAGCTGCCCAGTACTCCATTGCATAAATAgttccaaaaaagaaagaaaaagcaactcactgccattgagtcacttcccactcatggtgaccctggaggAAATCACCCTCAGGATAATGTTTTGACACGTGGCACCAAGTGGTGCCTGCTTGTTGTTATGAACAAAAAAGCTTGTGAGGTCCGTGCAACGGTTCATAataacagggcagagtagaactgcccctgtgagtttccatgaccgtaactctttactggagtagaaagtctcaactttctcccaccgagtggctggtggtttcgaaccactgaccttgcagttagccacccaGCTCATAACCCACTGTACCGTCAGGGCCCTTGGAGAGGGTACCGGCATCTTTCATCAGACCTCTATTGATGGACATTTGCGTTAGCAGTATTTCAGGATTACAAATAGGACTGAAGCCAACAGTCTGGCGTGTGTCCTTTTGCCGGGCTGTGGGTGGCTTTGGGCATTAGGCAGTATACCGAGTCTGGCATACAGTCATGACCAGCATGGATACTAGATGTCCCAGGCAGGTGATCTTAGAAGCAGCTGCCACCAAGGGCTTGGGGTGGGAAACTGGAGGGCCTGGTCAGGCGCGGTCACCTCGCGCTGGCCCTCGCCTCATCGTTAAAGTGCTTGGCAAGACCAGAATGAGCACTAAAAAATGACATTCGTTATGACTGCGTCCACTTGGAACAAAAGCAGACAGAACGGCCGTGCCAAAAGACACGTAGGCCTGCTTTTAAAGTGACAGCCTCATGATGTGGACCATTCTTCCTGTTTTGAGCTGTTGCTTCATGGCACGCTGGTCTTCAGCAAGCAGCTCGGGCAGGGCCGGCTGCCACCCTGACTGCCCTTTTCTCGGTGCGCAGGTCCCTGGTGGTGACCAACGAGTACCTGCTGCAGCAGCTGAATAAGGAACACAAGAGTGCTTCTGGGAAGGCGCTCCTGCCTCCGGAGAAGAGCCATCATCTGGGGCGATCATCGCCCTTTGGGAAAAGCGCCTTGTCTTCCTCCTCGCCAGTGGCACACGACACGGGTCAGTACCTCATACAGAGTGTCTCCGAAGCCATCCCAGAGCCCAGCTTGTGGAGCTGACCCCGGCTGACTTCTGCAGAGCTGACCCTGACCGGCGACTGCCCTCTGGTCCTCAGAGGGCCTCAGCACCCTTGCCCCAGCCAGGGTGGTTCTCGCCCACAAAAGATGCAGAAAAACACACATTCTGGTTTTACACTGGACTGGGCCTCTTTCGTTCTTTCTCTtgtgtgccccaccccccagctccccctcccaTCCAGTCCTGCTTCCACTCTGCCCACAGAGGCAGCTGGCACTGAATCTTGGCATTAGTTCCCACAGAAACACTTGGCTGAAAATGGTGAACCcaaaaggggaaaaacaaaaacaacacccccccctcccagggcggttTTCATCTCCAGAGTCCTGTGTAGTCATGGTTACAAAGAAAGCATCCGGGACCTGGTGTCTTTTGTGTTCGAAGACTCATGTGAAGGAAGCCAGGCCACTCCCTCGTCAAACAGGTTCGAGTCTGGGGTCTGCCAACAATGTAGTCTGGGAGAAAAGCAAAATGCTGGGCGGGTCAGTGATGGAGCACAAAGCTGGCAATAGGTACCAAACAGCTCTAGACAAGCCAAAGGCCTGAGAGGAAACAGTcgcttggtgggggggggggtgtgtgcctGCAGAGCGAGTGCCTGAGGACTTGTTTGGGTGGAAGCTGGTGGGAAGAGTGGATGGTAGCAggctgggggggtgggaggagcaagGCTACAGAGGAGGTTCTGGGAGGGGTCATGGTATGGCCAGGAGGTGAGACAGATGCCTAACCTGGCCTGGCCTGGCGATAACAGGGCTGTGGAGGAAGGCGGAGCAGgggagatggggggtgggggtgggaagggaggccgaGGCAGAATGCCCAGGAGAGAGATGGGAAGTGGGCAGAGAGGACCAGCCCAAGAGAGCACTCTTTTGCAGGCTCATTTGGTGACTTGGTGAGAAGGGACATGGATGGGTGACAGTGCCATTAAGAGAAGGCTGTACTCAGCTGGTCCAGTGAGAGCCTGGTCCCTGAACTGGGGGAAGAGTGGACCATCAACTAGCAATCACACTACACTGTCTTTTCACTCAGGCCTGAAAGCACTGCTTGGGGCTGGTGGGGCGGGGCGCAGGGGGTATGACTAACTGGGAAGACAAGGTTGAACAGAATGCACATATTCGggattatggtaaagactaaagTAAGGCAGAGTGGAAGGTAACAGGCCAGAGACGAAGGAACAGGGACCCTGGGGGGTGGCCTCACCCAGGCCCTGAGCTGGGCAGGGGACTGAGGGACAGAGGCAGCCAGCAGGAGGCGGGGCTTCTGGAAGACTTCCTGGGAAGGCAGTGggcagcagttgtgggaaggtctCTGTCACAAGAGGGGCTGGGAGCagcatgggtggggtgggggaccagGGCAAAGAGGAGTGGGAGGAGCCGGAGAGGAGCCTGGTGCAGCCCCAGCTGCTCTCAGAGTGCTCAGCGCCCCTTGCACGTGTGTAGTTAGGGGCCGTCAAGTCACAGAGAGAGGAACACTGTCCCAAGGGCTTTCTAAGCTGTCCCCAGCCTCAAGCCTCCAACTCTTTTTTCAGCTAGCGGCTGTGAGTTTCCCCACTGaggtcccccctccacccccaggctCCTTAGGTTTCAGACACCAGGTCATTTTCTTTTCATCCCAGATAGGCATTTTACACAGATGGGgacagggagcagagagggatgAGGGTGAGGCTGGGGTTAAAAAATGGAGGCTGAGAGCGTGTGGCGTTAAAGGATGGTCACAGTCCAGTGCTGGGAGGTAGGGGGGAACCTAACACTCTGTTGGAATGCCCTCAACCCCTACGGCTCTCCTGGGCCCGTCTCTGCCCCATGGCCAGCCTCCACCAGGCAGCTCTGAGCCTTCCCGTGCACTGCGCCCTGGTGCCACACTCTGCTGCTaacccaggggttctcaacctttctcacaCCACCACCCttgaagacagttcctcatgtggtggtgaccccccaccccaaggataaaattattttcgttgctacttcatagtcaTTTTgccactattatgaatcaggtgacctctgtgaaagggtcatttgacccccccaaaggggtcgcgacccacaggtcgagaactgctgtgctaacccaaggtcagccGTCTGGTCCCAGCAACCTCTGCGAGAGAATGAAGGTGACAACCTGGGAGACTCGGTGGAGTGGCCCTCTGTCCCCGCTCGCACGTCTCCGGGAGTAGACTGGACACCGACCAGTTTGGTCGGGGGTTGGATCACTGACTGACCGGACAAACTGTTGGGGGAGAGAGCCCACTCCTCTCTACCCCCAGCTCACGCGTCATCCTCTGGGGACATCTGCTCAGAGGCCTCTAAGGAAGAGCAAAAAAGCCTGATGGAGCCGCCTTCCCCCCATTTTCTCTTGTCCCTGaaagggggtgccccaggccagtgcTGCCTGTATCTGGAGAAGGCTTCGGTGTCTGACTGTCTCTGTGTGGAAAGCACTTAGTCctgagggcaggggcaggggcaggtgctGCATGTCGAGGAAACAGGCAAACCATTGTTGCACTATGCAGCTgagtggccctacacgggacggGAAGGCCCCAGAAACTGGGAGAAACCCCAGGGAGCGATTGCTCGCCCTACACGGACACCAGGAGGCCTGGTCTTGTGAGCCCAAAGGGAAGGGGCAGTGCCCCGGGGCTGTTGGGATTACTCCCTACTGGACCTGAAGGCTTTTgaatggccctagccctcagaaGCCCACCTCCCTTCTTGGCAGTACAGGCAAAGTCCCCAAAGTGTCACCTCACGATAAAGTTGGGGTAAGGGGAAATAGTGATGACAGGTGGAAGTAGCCAGGTGGCCAGTGGCTGCCACTGGCCAGCCAATGCTTAGTGCAGTCGTTTGCTCTTCAAGGGCTTTTCTGGCTCCGAGGGGGCCTTGACTTGCCTCACTCAGCCACCAAAACCACTTTCCAAGAAACCCGAACCCCAACCTGTGGCTGTCCTGTGCACCTGACACAGAGTGAGTGGCCTTTGAAAGCACAGCAAAGCTGCCTCCAGCCGTCATCTTTCTGGGTCACTGGCCTGCATGAAGGGCAGCTGGTGCACTTGAACCTCCTGCctgatccactgtgccaccaggagtccTTTTCAAGCGTGGGCACTCTGTCCCCTGGGACTCAGCCAGTTCCCCATCTGGGTCCCTCCAAGCCACAGTGGGGGAGTCTCACAAGTGCACCAAGTTGCTCCCTGTAGGCTGGCCCCGTGTGGAATGCCACTTGATTCTTCGCTCCACGAGGACGTGGGCGTGGGTTTCGCCCGTTACCCATTTTTCTAAGTACAGCTTGCAATTCAAGCAAATCCCCCAGGACCACAGTTCTCTGTGCTAGCGGgagagcagggcttccagaccctGTGGGCAGAGCGGGTGAGTGTCCCCTGACAACCAGGCTGTGCAATAGCCAGGGTGTTGACTGTCTTCCCAGAATCCCTCCCCTGAGCTCTCACTGCGGCTCTAGCCTGCCCGTCCTGTGAGGTTGCGTTCAGGGAGTTCTTGCGGCCCCGGGTGGCCCGTGAGCTGAGGGACAGGACAGCTGTGTTGCTCTGCCGAGTTATCTAGGTCAGGGACGGAGGGAAGGACTGTGAACTTGCGCCTCCTGGCCTCTTCTGGCCCCCATGGGAGCTACCATCTCCTGGGCAGGTCCTAAAGCCATCCAGCCCCTGCTCCCAAGGGAAGGCGGGAAAGTTAGCCCCAAGTGTTGGGCGTGAGACCAGCTCTGGCCGACCGACTGACCCCCTGACTCCTCCGAGAGGCAGAAAGTTCCTTCTGCAAATGGCCAGGGGCCCTCAGGATGAGggagccccccgcccccaaacctgggagccCTTCACTGGTGAACGCCCTACCCACCTGCCCACAGCAAGCACCGAGAGCCACCCAGCCCCACTTTGGGGAATGGGTGTTGGGGCCTTCGGTGCAGAGCAGCTCCTGGCCAGGAAGATGGGAGGCACAGGTTGGCCATCCAGTGGGCAGAAGCCCTCTCCGCCTCCGAACCACGATGCACCATCTGCCTCCTCTGCTGCTTCCTGGCCCTGCTTCCTCCACTATTCTGAGCCGGGGCCCAGCACACTTAGCCTTGGTAGCCGCCTAGAGTGAGGAGGGCCTGTCAGCAGGCTGAGAGCTGAGGCCCGGTGCCACCGGGACCTCTGCCAAGGCGTAGCCAAGCCAGGTCCACTGTCTCACCCTTCCCCCGCCTGCTGTCAGAGAGAGTTGGGGTGAACTGCCGAAAGGTACGTGGAGAGAGGCCCTGGGTTCCCTCCAGGGCATCCCCCTGGCTCTGAGCAAATGGCAGGGCCGCCACCGGACCAGAGCAGCAGGGTGCAGCACCTCAGGGTGCCGCTCCTCCAGGAATCAGCATCCCTACCGCCTGCAGCAGGCAGCACACACCCAGGAAGCCACCCCGGTACAAAAGGTGTCTTTATTGAGGTCTGGGAAAGAATTAGGCActtggccagggcagcagcttaaACATGAGCCGAGCAGGCACGGGTTAGCCATACTTGGGGCTAGCTTGGCGGTCAGGCTATATAGACCCAGGCTCTTCCCTGAGGGAGGGACGGAGAAGCTGGCGTGGAAGGAGGGGGCGGGTGGGGTGTAGGGGGGGCGCAGAGGACGCAtagcagtctggggcagaggccTGGTGGGCTGAGCAGGAAGCTCTGGGTGGCTGGTCTGGCAGGCAGGGGACTGGCTCTCTGGCTCCACGTGCCCAGCAGGCCTGTGCCTGAGCCTCTGTCAGGGGCAGCTGCGCAGCGCCCATCCTGGGCGCTCACTTCTTCACCTTGGTGTCGTAGGTGCCCGCGTTCTTGTAGGCACTCACGTAGCCACTGTCGTCCAGGATGTCCTGCCGGCCAGcaatgcccttgcccttgccactCTCGTCAAAGCGCTCCTTGTGGGAGCCCGTGTACTTGGTGGTGTCCGTCAGCCGGTCCACAGCACCCCCTGTCTTGGCTTTCTGAGTGGACAGAGGACCCCACCCACCCAGGCACACCTGGTGAAGTGGGGAAAACCtttccacctcccacccccaggcaGGGATGCCTTCAGGCCCACCATGGCCACCCCAGacggagggagggggcagagagcaCTTACGGTGACGCCCACGTTGGTCGGCTCCTTGCCTGCCACCAGTTGGCAGATGGCCTGAAAGGCCTCCTCCTTGCTCTTCCCCTTGAAGCGCTTGGCCGCCAGCTCCTCCAGGGCCTTCTTGAACTCCTCATAGTTGATGACCCGCGCCGACTTCCCCCTGCCAGGTGGGCGGGCATCCTGAGCCTGGACGTCTGCCCAGGTTGtagccaccccaccacacccccagctCCCAACCTCCGGGGGCCACCCGAAGCAGGGGCTGCCCGGGGCTCACTTGACTTTGGAGAAGACAATGTCGACATCCGTCCCTGTCACGGCCTTCCCGTCAGCCACCTTGCAGTCCTTACACAGCTTGGCCCAGTTCTTGCCATTCATCTCTTGCCCACTGGCCTTGGAGTCACCGTGGATGGCAAACTTGTGGAAGCTCTCCTCCAGCCCAGCGAGGTCTGTGCTCTCTGCCATGCCACCCTGCAGGGACCCGGCATGCCGTCACTTCACAGTCCAGCTGCCTTGCCCCTCACCCCA
The sequence above is drawn from the Tenrec ecaudatus isolate mTenEca1 chromosome 18, mTenEca1.hap1, whole genome shotgun sequence genome and encodes:
- the TPPP3 gene encoding tubulin polymerization-promoting protein family member 3, which gives rise to MAESTDLAGLEESFHKFAIHGDSKASGQEMNGKNWAKLCKDCKVADGKAVTGTDVDIVFSKVKGKSARVINYEEFKKALEELAAKRFKGKSKEEAFQAICQLVAGKEPTNVGVTKAKTGGAVDRLTDTTKYTGSHKERFDESGKGKGIAGRQDILDDSGYVSAYKNAGTYDTKVKK